The nucleotide window CGCCGGCAAGTCGACCTTCGCACGGGCCCTGCTGCGCGCGCTCGCCGACGATCCCGCGCTCGAGGTGCCGAGCCCGACCTTCACCCTCGTCCAGTCCTATCCGCTCGAGCCGCTGCCGGTCGCCCATTTCGACCTCTACCGGCTGGAGGACGAGGAGGAGCTCGACGAGCTCGGCCTCGACGAGATCCTGGAGAGCGGCGCGGCGCTGATCGAATGGCCGGAGCGCGGCGCCTCGCGGCTGCCGGAAAACCGCCTCGTCCTGCGCATTGCCGCCGGCGACACGCCGCAGGCGCGCAAGATCGCCCTGCTGCCGCCCGACGAGGCGTGGCGCGGACGCCTTGAGCGCACGCTGGCGATCCGCCGCCTGATCGAGGAAACGGAGCTTGCCGGTGCGCTCCGCCGCCGCTTCCAGGGCGATGCCTCGGCCCGCCGCTTCGAGACGGTGCGCGCATCGGGCACGGATGCGGTGCTGATCGATTCGGTGCCGCCGCCGCAGCATCAGCCGGTGCTGCGCGACGGGCTGACCTATCGCCAGCTGGTGCATCTGGCCGACGGGGTCGATGCGGTGGTCGCCGTCACCGAGGCCTTGCGCGCGCGCGGCATCTGCGCCCCGCGCACCTATGGCGCCGATATCGCGGGTGGGCTGGTGCTGCAGGAGGATCTGGGACGCGGCAAGGTGCTGGAGGCCGGCCGGCCGGTGGCCGAGCGCTATCTTGTCGCCGCCGGCGTGCTGGCGCGGCTGCACGGCGCGCCGCCGCAGGCGGACCTGCCGCTGCCCGCGAGCTGCGGCGGCGGCAGCTACCGGCTCTCGCTCTTCGATCCGCGGGCGATGCTGGTGGAGGCGGAATTGTTCCTCCACTGGTATCTGCCGCATATGGGGGTGGAGGTCTCGGACGGGCTGGTGGAGACGTTCGCCGCCTGCTGGCAGCCGCTGTTCGAGTGCGCCGCGCAGGATCGCAACTGGGTGCTGCGCGACTACCATTCGCCGAACCTGATCTGGCGCCAGGACGAGAGCGGCGATAATCGCATCGCCCTGGTCGACACCCAGGACGCGATGATCGGCCCGGCCGCCTATGACGTCGCCTCGCTGGCGATGGATGCGCGCGTGGATGTGCCGCAGGAGTTGGAGCGGCAGCTGGTCGAGCACTACATCGCCCGGCGTCACGAGACCTCGCCCGGCTTCGACGAGGCGGCGTTCCGCCGCGACTACGCAATCATGGGCGCGCAGCGGGCGACCAAGATCCTCGGCATCTTCACCCGGCTCGCGGTGCGGGACGAAAAGCCCGGCTACCTTGTGCATCTGCCGCGCGTGCGCGAGTATCTGGCCCGCGCCCTGCGCCACCCGGAGCTCGCCGAACTGGCCGGCTGGTTCGACGGCCGTCTCGGCGAAACCGGCTGAGCGGGCCGGGGCCCCAAGGCGGGGCGGGCATCCCATCCAACGGCCAATCAACGGAAAGAGGCGGACTTGCAGGCAGGACCAGAAACGGGAAACGGGGCAGGGGTACAGGCGGGCGTGCGGGGGCCGAAGCGGGCCATCGTGCTGTCGGCCGGCATGGGCAAGCGCATGCGCCCGATCACCGCGACGACGCCCAAGCCCCTGATCTCCGTCGCCGGGCGGGCGCTGCTCGACCGGGCCTTCGACAAGCTGGTGGTCGCCGGCGTCGAGACCGTCGTCGTCAACGTGCATTACCTTGCCGATCTCGTCGAGGTGCATGCCCTGCGCTGGCCGGCGCCGCCCAAGGTGCTGATCTCGGACGAGCGCGCGGAGCTGCTGGAAACCGGCGGCGGCATCGTCAAGGCGCTGCCGCTGCTGGGCGAGGAGCCGTTCTACCTGCTCAATTCCGACAGCACCTGGATCGAGGGCGTGAGGCCAAATCTGGAGCACCTAGCGCGCGCTTTCGACCCGGAGAAGATGGACGCCTTGCTGCTGCTCTCCGGTCTTGTCACCGCCGTCGGCTATGACGGCAAGGGCGATTTCGTGATGGATGGGGACGGGCGCCTTGCCCGCAGGGCCGAGCGCGAGGTCTCGCCCTTCGCCTATGTCGGCGGCGCGATCCTGCATCCGCGGCTGTTCGACGGCGCGCCCGAAGGCGCCTTCTCGCTCAACCGCCTGTTCGACGCGGCTATCGAGCGCGGCACCCTGTTCGGGGTGCTGATGGAAGGGATCTGGCTGCATGTCGGTACGCCCGAGGCGATCGATGCGGCCGAGCGGGCCATCCGCGACAGCGCCGCCTGAGGGCGCGCAGTCCGGCGGCAAAAGGGGAGGCGGAGGCTGATGACAAGCCAGGCCAAGACGAGCCAGGCAAGGCCGCGTGTCCATACGATCCCGCCATCCGCGCCTTTCCTGCGGACGCTGGTCGATGCCCTGTTCGACGGGCGGCTGGTGCCGGGCTTCGACCCGGCCGCCGATCCGCTGGCGCTGGCCGATCTCACGCTCTACCTGCCGACCCGCCGTGCCGCCCGCTCCATCGCGCCGCTGATCCGCGAAAAGCTGGGCGGGGCGCCCGTGCTGCTGCCCTCGATCCGCCCGCTCGGCGATGTCGAGGAGGACCTGCAGCTGCTGCAGGTCGAGGCCTGGGCGGACGGGCTGCCGCCGGCCCTGCCGGAGATGGAGCGGCGCTTTGCCATGACCCGGCTGGTGCAGGCCTGGGAGGGCGCGCTGCGCCGCGAGGTGCTGGGCCTGCCGGCCGGCGCGGTGCTGCGCTCGCCCGCCTCCGCCGCCGATGCCGCGTGGCTGGCCGGCGACCTGCTGGCCTTGATGGACGAGATGGCGACGGAGGAGATCCCGTGGACGGGGCTGGCCGGCCTCGTGCCGGAGGACCACGCCCGCTACTGGCAGATCACGCTGGACTTCCTGAAGATCGCCATGGAGCACTGGCCGGCCTATCTGGCAAGCCGCGAGGCGAGCGACCCGAAGGCGCGGCGCGCCGCGCTGCTGCGCCGCGAGGCCGAGCGGCTGCGCAAGAGCCCGCCGCGCGGCCCGGTGATCGCGGCCGGCGCCACCGGCTCCATCCCCGCGATTGCCGAGCTGCTGGCGGTGATCGCCGGGCTGGAGCGCGGCGCGGTGGTGCTGCCGGGCTTCGATGCGGGGATGGACGAGCGCAGCTGGCAGGCGATCCTTGGCGGCGAGGGCGTTTCGGGGAGCCCCAGCCATCCGCAATACGGCATGGCGCGGCTCGCCGGTGCGCTGAAGATCTCCCGCGACGAGGTGATGCCGCTGGCGGACGGCGCGAGCGAGACCCTGCGGCTGCGCGACAGGCTGGTCGCGGAGGCCCTGCGTCCGGCCGAGACGACGGATGTCTGGCCGCAGGTCGTCGCCGAGGTGCCGGAAGAGGCACGCGCCCATGCCTTTGCCGATGTGGCGATGATGGTCGCGCGCAACGAGGCGGAGGAGGCGCTGACTGTTGCCACCGCCCTGCGCTCGGCTATCGAGGAGGGCAAGACGGCGGCGCTGGTGACGCCGGACAGGACGCTCGCCCGCCGTGTCGCCGTCGAGCTGTCGCGCTGGGGCCTGCAATCGGACGACAGTGCGGGGCGCCCGCTCGACCAGACCGCGCCCGGCGTGCTGGCCCGCCTTTCCGCCCGGCTGGCGCTGGAAGGGCTGGAGCCGGTGGCCCTGCTGGCGCTGCTGAAACACCCGCTGACGCGGCTTGGTTTGCCGTCTAATAAGATACGTGCCGCCGCCCGCGCGCTGGAGCGCGCCGTGCTGCGCGGACCGCGCGCAAGGGCCGGCACGCAGGGCCTGCGCGAGGCGGTTGCCGCCGCGCGGCATCTGGCGACCGAGAGCGAGACCCCGCCGCGCCTGCCGCGCTGGCAAAAGCTGCATGAGGACGACTGGGACGATGTCGCCGACCTCGTCGACAGGTTGGCCGAGGCGCTGGCGCCGCTGGAGCGCCATGCGGAGACGCGCGAGCCGGTGGACGTGGTGCAGCTCGTCGCCGATCACGAGGCGGTGCTGCTGAACCTGGCGCGGGACGAGGAGGGACGCTCCGACGAACTCTATGCCGGCGAGGCCGGCGAGGGGCTGGCCGCCGCCTTTGCCGAGATGATCGCCGCCGGCCCTTCGGGCCTGCAGGCGCCGCCCGCCGACTGGCCGGACATGTTCATCGCGCTCGTCTCCGGCATCAATGTCCGCCGCCGCCTGCCGGGCGATCCGCGCATCGCCATCTTCGGACCGATGGAAGCCCGGCTGCAGGATTTCGACATCCTGGTGCTCGGCGCGCTCAACGAGGGCAACTGGCCGCAGGCGACGCGCAACGACCCCTGGCTCAACCGGCCGATGAAGGGCGGGCTCGGCCTCGACCCGCCGGAGCGGCGCATCGGCGCGGCCGCCCACGATTTCTCGCAGGCGCTGGGCGCGGCCCGAGTGATCCTGTCGCGGGCCGAGCGCTCGGGCGGCGCGCCGGCCGTCGCCTCGCGCTGGCTGCTGCGGCTGACGACGCTGCTGGGCGAGGGTGTCACCGCCGCGATGCAGGCGCGGGGGCAGGCCCTGCTGGCGCTCACCGCCCATCTCGACCGGGTCGAGACGGGGGCGGCGCCCGTTGCAAGGCCGGAACCGGCGCCGCCCGTTGCCGCCCGCCCGCGCCGGATCTCGGTAACCGAGGTGGAGCTGCTGATCCGCGACCCTTATGCGCTCTATGCCCGCAAGGTGCTGGTGCTGGACCCGGTCGAGCCGATCGGCGGCGATCCGGGCGCGGCGGAAAAGGGCACGCTGATCCACGATTGCCTCGCCGAGTTCCTGGACAGCTGGAGCGGCCCGTTCGATGAGGCGGCGCTGGCGCATCTGATCGCCATCGGCCGGGCGCAGTTCGCCCCGCTCGATGCCTTCCCGGCGATCCGCGCCGTGTGGTGGCTGCGCTTCGAGCGGATCGCCGCCGCCTTCATCCGCCACGAGGCAGGCCGCGCCGATCTGATCGCCGGTCGCCATTTGGAGATCCCCGGGGCGCTGGAGCTCGATCTTGCCCCCGGCGGGCGCGTCACCCTGTCGGCGCGGGCCGACCGCATAGACAGGATGGCCGACGGGAGCCTCGCGGTGATCGACTACAAGACCGGGCAGGCGCCGAGCGACAAGGAAGTCGCCGCGCTGCTGGCGCCGCAATTGCCGCTGGAAGTGGCGATGATCGGCAAGGGCGCCTTCGGCGAGGTCGACCGCGCGGCCCCCGTCGCAACGCTCGCCTATATGCGCCTGACCGGCGGGCGGACGCCGCTGGAATGGCAGGACAGGACGCCGAAGAATACCAGCGTCGATGAACTCGCCGACGAGGCGCTGGCCCGTACGGTGAAACTCTTTGCCGGCTATGAAAATCCGCAAAAGGGCTATCTGTCGCGCGCCAGGGTGCGCAAGGAGGCGGAGATGTCCGGCCCTTACGACCATCTGGCGCGGGTGCGCGAATGGGCGCTCAGCGGAGGGGAGGAGGAATGAGCACCTTCGAGATCCCGCTGGCGACGCGCGAGAGGCAGGCGTTGGCCGCCGACCCGCGCCGCTCGGCCTGGGTCAGCGCCAATGCCGGCTCCGGCAAGACCTTCGTGCTGGCGCGGCGGGTGATCCGCCTGCTGCTCGCCGGCACCGCGCCCTCGCGCATCCTCTGCCTGACCTTCACCAAGGCGGCGGCCTCCGAAATGGCGACCCGCGTCTTCGAGACGCTGGGCTCGTGGATCGCGCTGACCGACGAGGCGCTGGCACGCGAACTGGAAGCGATCGAGGGACGGCGGCCGGATGCGCGCGGACTGGCGCGGGCGCGCCATCTCTTCGCCGTGGCGCTGGAAACGCCGGGCGGGCTGAAGATCCAGACGATCCACGCCTTCTGCGAGGCGATCCTGCACCAGTTTCCGCTGGAGGCGAATGTCGCCGGCCATTTCCAGGTGCTGGACGACCGGCAGGCGGCGGACCTGCTCGCCGGCGCCCGTTCGCGCGTGCTGGCGCTGGCCGAGCGCGAGCCGGAGAGCCCGCTGGGCCGGGCGCTGGTGCATCTGGTCTCCGAGCTGCCCGACAAGACGGTGGAGGCGGCGCTTGCCGACCTGATCGCCCGCCGCGACACGCTGCGCCGCTGGCTGCGGGACGCCGGCTCGCTGGATGCGGCGCTGGTACAACTGACCCGTGCCTTCGGCCTTTCGGAGGGCGAAACGCTCGCCCGTCTCGATGCGGCGCTGCGCGAGGAGGTCTCGATCTCGCCGCAGGAGGCGCTGGCCTATGCCGAGGCGCTGGCGAGCGGCGGATCGCGCGACAACGAGCGGGCCGAGCGTCTGCGCATGGCGGCCCGGCTCGCCGGCAGCAGGCCGGACGAGTGGTGGGAGGTCTGGCACCGGGTCTTCCTCAACAAGGACCTGGCGCCGACCAAGGCGCTGGCGACCAAGAAGGTGGAAGAAAACTTCCCGCAAGTGGTCGAGCGGCTCTTTGCCGAGCAGGAGCGGCTTTTGGCGCTGCTCGAGCGGCGGCGGATCGCCTATGCGCTGGCCGGCACGGAAGCCGCGCTGCGGCTCGCCGATGCCATGCTCGACATCTACGAGCGCGAGAAGACCCGGCGCGGGCTGATGGACTTCGAGGACCTGATCGTGCGCACGGCGAGCCTGCTGTCGCGCGCGGATGCGGCCTTGTGGGTGCAGTACAAGCTCGACCAGGGGCTCGACCACATCCTGGTCGACGAGGCGCAGGACACCAGCCCGCACCAGTGGCGCGTCGTCCAGGCACTCGCAGAGGAATTCTTCGCCGGAGCCTCGGCGAACGAGCGCATCCGCACGCTCTTTGCCGTCGGCGACGAGAAGCAGTCGATCTATTCGTTCCAGGGCGCGGTGCCGGCCTATTTCGCCGACATGCGCCGCTATTTCGAGCGGCGGGCGAAGGATGCCGAGGCGGCGTTCGAGCGTGTCGAGCTGACGCTCTCCTTCCGCTCGCGGCCCGATGTGCTCTCGGCCGTCGACACGGTGTTCGAGGCCCCCGACATGCATGCGGGCCTGTCGCAGGAGGCAGGCGCGCCGATCCATGAGGCGGTGCGGCGCAACGACCCCGGCATGGTCGAGATCTGGCCGCCGGAGGAGCCGGTGGAGCAGGAGGTGCCGGACGACTGGACCGCGCCGGTCGACCGCATCGGTGCGGACAGTCCGATGCTGCGGCTGGCCGACCGGCTGGCGCGCTCGGTGCGGAGCTGGTGGAAGAGCGGCGAGGCGGCGCCCGGCGACGTGCTGGTGCTTGTGCGCAAGCGCGGGCCCTTCGTCGATGCGCTGACGCGGGCCCTGAAGCGCGAGGGCGTGCCGGTGGCCGGCAGCGACCGGCTGGTGCTGAACCAGCATATTGCGGTGGAGGATCTGCTGGCGCTCGGCCGCTTCCTGCTGCTGCCCGAGGACGACCTGTCGCTTGCCTGCCTGCTGAAGAGCCCGCTGCTCGGCCTCGACGACGACGCGCTGTTCCGCCTCGCCCGGCCGGACGGAGCTTCCTTGCGCTCCGGCACGCTGTGGCAGTCGCTGCGCCGGCAGGCGGACAGCGATCCGGCGTTCGAGCGGGCACGCGAGCGGATCGAGACCTGGCGCG belongs to Stappia indica and includes:
- the tsaE gene encoding tRNA (adenosine(37)-N6)-threonylcarbamoyltransferase complex ATPase subunit type 1 TsaE; translation: MSDTRPASPFRDDAEPFAGAISLACPDEAATVRLAEDIAVVLRPGDCLCLVGDLGAGKSTFARALLRALADDPALEVPSPTFTLVQSYPLEPLPVAHFDLYRLEDEEELDELGLDEILESGAALIEWPERGASRLPENRLVLRIAAGDTPQARKIALLPPDEAWRGRLERTLAIRRLIEETELAGALRRRFQGDASARRFETVRASGTDAVLIDSVPPPQHQPVLRDGLTYRQLVHLADGVDAVVAVTEALRARGICAPRTYGADIAGGLVLQEDLGRGKVLEAGRPVAERYLVAAGVLARLHGAPPQADLPLPASCGGGSYRLSLFDPRAMLVEAELFLHWYLPHMGVEVSDGLVETFAACWQPLFECAAQDRNWVLRDYHSPNLIWRQDESGDNRIALVDTQDAMIGPAAYDVASLAMDARVDVPQELERQLVEHYIARRHETSPGFDEAAFRRDYAIMGAQRATKILGIFTRLAVRDEKPGYLVHLPRVREYLARALRHPELAELAGWFDGRLGETG
- a CDS encoding nucleotidyltransferase family protein — translated: MVLSAGMGKRMRPITATTPKPLISVAGRALLDRAFDKLVVAGVETVVVNVHYLADLVEVHALRWPAPPKVLISDERAELLETGGGIVKALPLLGEEPFYLLNSDSTWIEGVRPNLEHLARAFDPEKMDALLLLSGLVTAVGYDGKGDFVMDGDGRLARRAEREVSPFAYVGGAILHPRLFDGAPEGAFSLNRLFDAAIERGTLFGVLMEGIWLHVGTPEAIDAAERAIRDSAA
- the addB gene encoding double-strand break repair protein AddB; the encoded protein is MTSQAKTSQARPRVHTIPPSAPFLRTLVDALFDGRLVPGFDPAADPLALADLTLYLPTRRAARSIAPLIREKLGGAPVLLPSIRPLGDVEEDLQLLQVEAWADGLPPALPEMERRFAMTRLVQAWEGALRREVLGLPAGAVLRSPASAADAAWLAGDLLALMDEMATEEIPWTGLAGLVPEDHARYWQITLDFLKIAMEHWPAYLASREASDPKARRAALLRREAERLRKSPPRGPVIAAGATGSIPAIAELLAVIAGLERGAVVLPGFDAGMDERSWQAILGGEGVSGSPSHPQYGMARLAGALKISRDEVMPLADGASETLRLRDRLVAEALRPAETTDVWPQVVAEVPEEARAHAFADVAMMVARNEAEEALTVATALRSAIEEGKTAALVTPDRTLARRVAVELSRWGLQSDDSAGRPLDQTAPGVLARLSARLALEGLEPVALLALLKHPLTRLGLPSNKIRAAARALERAVLRGPRARAGTQGLREAVAAARHLATESETPPRLPRWQKLHEDDWDDVADLVDRLAEALAPLERHAETREPVDVVQLVADHEAVLLNLARDEEGRSDELYAGEAGEGLAAAFAEMIAAGPSGLQAPPADWPDMFIALVSGINVRRRLPGDPRIAIFGPMEARLQDFDILVLGALNEGNWPQATRNDPWLNRPMKGGLGLDPPERRIGAAAHDFSQALGAARVILSRAERSGGAPAVASRWLLRLTTLLGEGVTAAMQARGQALLALTAHLDRVETGAAPVARPEPAPPVAARPRRISVTEVELLIRDPYALYARKVLVLDPVEPIGGDPGAAEKGTLIHDCLAEFLDSWSGPFDEAALAHLIAIGRAQFAPLDAFPAIRAVWWLRFERIAAAFIRHEAGRADLIAGRHLEIPGALELDLAPGGRVTLSARADRIDRMADGSLAVIDYKTGQAPSDKEVAALLAPQLPLEVAMIGKGAFGEVDRAAPVATLAYMRLTGGRTPLEWQDRTPKNTSVDELADEALARTVKLFAGYENPQKGYLSRARVRKEAEMSGPYDHLARVREWALSGGEEE
- the addA gene encoding double-strand break repair helicase AddA; amino-acid sequence: MSTFEIPLATRERQALAADPRRSAWVSANAGSGKTFVLARRVIRLLLAGTAPSRILCLTFTKAAASEMATRVFETLGSWIALTDEALARELEAIEGRRPDARGLARARHLFAVALETPGGLKIQTIHAFCEAILHQFPLEANVAGHFQVLDDRQAADLLAGARSRVLALAEREPESPLGRALVHLVSELPDKTVEAALADLIARRDTLRRWLRDAGSLDAALVQLTRAFGLSEGETLARLDAALREEVSISPQEALAYAEALASGGSRDNERAERLRMAARLAGSRPDEWWEVWHRVFLNKDLAPTKALATKKVEENFPQVVERLFAEQERLLALLERRRIAYALAGTEAALRLADAMLDIYEREKTRRGLMDFEDLIVRTASLLSRADAALWVQYKLDQGLDHILVDEAQDTSPHQWRVVQALAEEFFAGASANERIRTLFAVGDEKQSIYSFQGAVPAYFADMRRYFERRAKDAEAAFERVELTLSFRSRPDVLSAVDTVFEAPDMHAGLSQEAGAPIHEAVRRNDPGMVEIWPPEEPVEQEVPDDWTAPVDRIGADSPMLRLADRLARSVRSWWKSGEAAPGDVLVLVRKRGPFVDALTRALKREGVPVAGSDRLVLNQHIAVEDLLALGRFLLLPEDDLSLACLLKSPLLGLDDDALFRLARPDGASLRSGTLWQSLRRQADSDPAFERARERIETWRARADFMPPFEFFSRLLGADGGRRAFRARLGSEVDDVLDEFLAVTLAFEQTGVPGLEGFLAWFAAAPTEVKRELNAARGVVRIMTVHGAKGLEAPLVVLVDGGAAPVSAHHDPVFIERAMPGNLGEVTGLVWNPVKAERSPWHGERLDALRQAAADEYRRLLYVAMTRARDRLIVCGWMPARGQSEECWHALVARALEPGARDGEAGDGGPCRIWQRPGTTAPAPLLARGTEAAEEGSSPPAPAWLFAPVAAPERPRRLRPSEAFDEMEAKEGAEPVPATDRLAEARAAPDFALERGRHLHRLLQLLPELPPAERRAAGGRYLAHALSPLFAARAEQLLNEALGVLEHPGFAAVFSADARAEVPLAGTLRLADGSAYEVSGQIDRLRVDEDAVWILDFKTDRRVPEGPHEIGEAYVVQLAVYRRLLADIWPGRAVRAALVYTAGPKLVELPGEAMDAAVAALAPA